cgacacaacacgacacaatgcgacacaatgcgacacaacgcgacacaatgcgacacaatgctacacaacgcgacaaaacgcgacacaatgcgacacaatgctacacaacgcgacacaacgcgacacaatgcgacacaacacgacacaatgcgacacaatgcgacacaacgcgacacaacgcgacacaatgcgacacaacgcgacacaatgcgacacaacgcgacacaatgcgacacaatgcgacacaacgcgacacaatgcgacacaatgcgacacaacgcgacacaacgcgacacaatgcgacacaatgtgacacaacgcgacacaacgcgacacaatgccacacaacgcgacacaatgcgacacaatgcgacacaatgcgacacaacgcgacacaacgcgacacaatgcgacacaacgcgacacaatgcgacacaatgcgacacaacgcgacacaatgcgacacaacgcgacacaatgcgacacaatgcgacacaacgtgacacaatgcgacacaatgcgacacaacgcgacacaacgtgacaatatgcgacacaatgcgacacaatgcgacacaacgcgacacaatgcgacacaatgcgacacaacgcgacacaatgcgacacaatgcgacacaatgcgacacaatgcgacacaatgcgacacaatgcgacacaacgcgacacaacgcgacacaatgcgacacaatgcgacacaatgcgacacaatgcgacacaacgcgacacaatgcgacacaacgcgacacaatgcgacacaatgcgacacaatgcgacacaacgtgacacaacgcgacacaacgcgacacaatgcgacacaacgcgacacaatgcgacacaacgtgacacaatgcgacacaatgcgacacaatgcgacacaatgcgacacaatgcgacacaatgcgacacaatgcgacacaatgcgacacaacgcgacacaatgcgacacaatgcgacacaatgcgacacaatgcgacacaacgcgacacaacgcgacacaacacgacacaatgcgacacaatgcgacacaatgcgacacaatgcgacacaacgcgacacaatgcgacacaacgcgacacaatgcgacacaacgcgacacaatgcgacacaacgcgacacaatgcgacacaatgcgacacaacgcgacacaacgcgacacaatgcgacacaacacgacacaatgcgacacaatgcgacacaacgcgacacaacgcgacacaatgcgacacaatgcgacacaacgcgacacaacgcgacacaatgcgacacaacacgacacaatgcgacacaatgcgacacaatgcgacacaacgcgacacaatgcgacacaatgcgacacaatgcgacacaacgcgacacaacgcgacacaatgcgacacaacgcgacacaatgcgacacaatgcgacacaacgcgacacaatgcgacacaacgcgacacaatgcgacacaacgcgacacaatgcgacacaacgcgacacaatgcgacacaacgcgacacaatgcgacacaatgcgacacaacgtgacacaatgcgacacaatgcgacacaatgcgacacaacgcgacacaatgcgacacaatgcgacacaacgcgacacaacgcgacacaatgcgacacaacgcgacacaacgcgacacaatgcgacacaacgcaacacaatgcgacacaatgcgacacaatgcgacacaacgcgacacaacgcgacacaatgcgacacaatgcgacacaacgcgacacaatgcgacacaatgcgacacaatgcgacacaatgcgacacaatgcgacacaacgcgacacaatgcgacacaatgcgacacaatgcgacacaacgcgacacaatgcgacacaacacgacacaatgcgacacaatgcgacacaatgcgacacaacgcgacacaatgcgacacaacgcgacacaatgcgacacaacgcgacacaatgcgacacaatgcgacacaacgcgacacaatgcgacacaatgcgacacaacgcgacacaacgcgacacaatgcgacacaacacgacacaatgcgacacaatgcgacacaacgcgacacaacgcgatacaatgcgacacaatgcgacacaacgcgacacaacgcgacacaacacgacacaatgcgacacaatgcgacacaatgcgacacaatgcgacacaatgcgacacaacgcgacacaatgcgacacaacgcgacacaatgcgacacaatgcgacacaatgcgacacaacgcgacacaacgcgacacaatgcgacacaacgcgacacaatgcgacacaatgcgacacaacgcgacacaacgtgacacaatgcgacacaatgcgaaacaacgcgacacaacgcgacacaatgcgacacaacgcgacacaacgcgacacaacgcgacacaatgcgacacaacacgacacaatgcgacacaatgcgacacaacgcgacacaacgcgacacaatgcgacacaatgcgacacaacgcgacacaacgcgacacaatgcgacacaatgcgacacaacacgacacaatgcgacacaatgcgacacaacgcgacacaatgcgacacaacgcgacacaatgtgacacaatgcgacacaatgcgacacaacgcgacacaacgcgacacaatgcgacacaacgcgacacaatgcgacacaatgcgacacaacgcgacacaacgcgacacaatgcgacacaacgcgacacaatgcgacacaacgcgacataatgcgacacaacgcgacacaatgcgacacaatgcgacacaacgcgacacaacgcgacacaatgcgacacaacgcgacacaacgcgacacaacgcgacacaatgcgacacaacacgacacaatgcgacacaatgcgacacaacgcaacacaacgcgacacaatgcgacacaatgcgacacaacgcgacacaacgcgacacaacgcgacacaatgcgacacaacgcgacacaatgcgacacaatgcgacacaatgcgacacaacgcgacacaacgcgacacaatgcgacacaacgcgacacaatgcgacacaacgcgacacaatgcgacacaacgcgacacaatgcgacacaacacgacacaatgcgacacaacgcgacacaacgcgacacaatgcgacacaatgcgacacaacgcgacacaacgcgacacaacacgacacaatgcgacacaatgcgacacaatgcgacacaacgcgacacaatgcgacacaacgcgacacaatgcgacacaacgcgacacaatgcgacacaacgtgacacaatgcgacacaatgcgacacaatgcgacacaacgcgacacaatgcgacacaatgcaacacaacgcgacaaaacaaaaaagtccttttcagaGATTATTTTCGCTATCGAACTCCTTAAGCAACTATTTTGCTTGTGTCACTTCAATATAATTACTTTTATTCAATACTTTAACCTCTTGCCCTACATTATAAAGAAATTTCCATTTCTAGATATCCCTTGGCGAGTATGTGATTGTTAGCTCAACGAAGCGTGTATCCATAGCTTCAGGATTTGTTTATGATATCTCCCAACGGACAATAACCATCAATTTAGAAAGAAATCTagaaaacaactacaaaaaccaGACATTCATTGTAGACAAGCATGAATCCCAGTCAGAACAAATCTTCAATTACACAAATTTAGGAGTTCTCCTGGACAATTCTGACAATAGTAATCAGTTACGTTCCATAATAATTCAACGGGCACAACCAACTTTTACAAAACAAATCTCAGGAAATGTTTTATCCGAAACCGGATTAAAACTTCTAGGATCCTTGAATAGCATTCAAAGGAAAGCTGCAATGGCAGCTCTAACTACAGATAGTTTTATGCTCATTAAAGGTCTACCAGGAACTGGTAAGACACAAACTCTTGTTGGAATTGTTCGTCTTTTAAATCTCATTGGGAAGACTATGATCATTACAAGTCATACCCATTCTGCAGTGGATAATTTACTCCTACGTTTGAAAGAATTCAAGGACTTGAAGATAATCCGACTTGGATCAGATTCAAGAGTACATCCGGATTTGAGAGAATACTCTGAAAGAGTTCACACTGCAGAGTGTCGTAATGAAGATGACCTGGCCAAGGTTTATTCTTCATTTAACATTGCAGCTGTAACGTGTCTTGGAGCTGGACACACAATCTTCACCCATCGCAAATTCGACTATTGTATTGTAGATGAGGCCACTCAGGTACTCCAGGCTACTGTTCTTCGTCCTTTGTTTTTCGCTTCGAAGTTTATTTTGGTGGGAGATCCTGATCAATTGCCACCACTTATTCGATCGAAGGAGGCTCGTGCATTGGGAGCTGatgaaagtttatttaaaagacTCGATTCCACGGAAGCTACCTCAGTTCTATCGTTGCAGTATCGCATGAATAAAACAATCACTCGATTAGCCAATGAGTTGACTTATAACGGCGAGTTGAAATGTAACGATGCAAAAGTCTCCAATGGAGTTATGAAATTGGAGAAACCTATAACTGGATCAAAATGGAAACAAAGAGCACTTCAGGGACATATTGATCAATCAGTTGTGTTCATTGACACCTTAGATTGCCTCGAGAGGACTAATCGATTTGCTAATTTGCGGAGAAATTCTGATGAGGAAAACCTGACTGATGAAGATCGCACAAACAATGCACAGATATTCAAATACACAAACTATTGCGATGCAGGTGTTATATTTGAACTTGTCAAAGAGGTTCTTCAAACTGGTTTCGATGGAAGTCGGATAGGGATTATAGCTCCCTATCGAGCACAGGTGGATCTTTTGAAAAGAATTGCTGGCAAATATAGTGAGACTTTTAATGACCTTGGTTTTGCTAATGTAGAAGTAAACACTGTTGATCAGTATCAGGGACGAGATAAAGACGTTATATTGTATTCATGTACTCGAACTGGATCGTCGGCATGTAAAACCCTAGAGAAAAGTAAAGGGGTGGAGATTCTTGAAGATAAACGTCGTCTAACTGTGGCTATTACTAGGTCAAAACATAAACTTATTATTGTTGGTGATTCTGCTTGTCTAAAGCAGTACACTCCATTCAATGAGTTGTTGGGGAAGATTCCTAGTTCGTGTAAGTTGGTATTGGAAGATGGAAGAAATGGATTTAGTTGGGAAAGCGTTTTAGCTGGGATTAAACAAGTGATGTGATTACTGCCGAAATAGggttttaagtttatttatatggaattttttttgcaaaattgtttagttttaagGACTTTTATGTCTTCAGTTTTTTAAGGAAGAATGTctattgtgttttgttttttacaacttgttctttattaaaaaagtgttcaataactcgaaatttaagaaaagaaacGTTAAGAATTATTTATTACTTTACAGACATATAAACTTGGTGATCAAAATTGGAATTGTCCATATGATGAATATTTGAAAGTTGAAacctgatttttttaaggatgttGTAGTAAACGTTAAATATTTTTCCCAGGAACTATTTCCAGATGGCGGATTTATCTCCAAGATTTTCAGCCCTGTCgacttaattaattaaaaaaatggtttactcAGTCCTCAGGATTTACTAGTTGTATTTTATCGGAATTTTTGTATActagaaaatgttacacatacgccatagtggtcgattaaatttaaactttaaaacttGAAGTAACTCAACAGtcctacagtaccttgccatattattaggcccaagcgaaaaatatacaatttttcatgTGGCTgaatttataaactttttgtcgaaatatcttgtttttttttctcagataCTTACACTTATTATGTAGATACGGATTAACTCAAAAAAAGTTGGAAACATACTGTGCTCGTCGAAAGAAAAAACTACCCCAAATCTAAGAACATTACGTAACaaccagacgatcagagcttctatatttatgcaaGATGGGGCTTTTGTCAtgaagttaagaatgtcacgttattcctcgatacaaaaatttaagtatttgaTCCGTCTGAAAATTTTCCGGTCATGTATTCCATAGAAAACTTCTTTTAGAGCTTATTCCCTTTTGCACgttattttatatcaaaatttatgaattctttaactttttttaagtcaatccgtatctacatgataagtgtaagtgaatgagacaaaaaaaaatttaagatatttcgacaaaaactttaaaaattcaggaACATTAACACATTTTCTTCGcatgggcctaataatatggcaaggaaCTGTATTCTGATTATCTGTACAAATTGAAAGTCCAAATTAAGATGCGTTTTAAATGggtcaaaatttattttgcccactcagtttttctttaaaatttctctTATCTTCATGCGATATTTTTACCTGAAATATACACTCCTATTATGATTGTCAACTAggtatcaattgatagttgataaaaactgaaatttggtgttttaaaaaTCTAGTTTGGGGGAAAAATGGTCATTTTTGtaatggaatttttcaattacatttcaaataataacgGTTGGCATCATTCtttgttttccaattttttgcaaattagatAATAAgagaacgaaattttttttatcaagtatcaattgatagttaacaatcgtaataggggtgatAGCCTATAGaaaatcaccaaaaaaaaacaattttgttttcttcctttaatttttttgattaggGTACTTAGGATCGCATCTGTGGTTTACTTACCCCCGACAATGTAGCTTACTagtatgtaaatttttttccattgaTTAAAATCGAATACATCCTTTAAGCTTGGAGACAAAAATCATTAGTCATCTGAAAGCAATGTCGGCTCTGAAAACTCTGAACTTATTTTGTCTGGCTCAATAGTTTTTCCCTTTATCCTTTTTTAAACCCCTTATTCATATTCTGTTCTAGCACATGAGTAGCACTAGCATTCAGTATGGAGATTTTTGCCGGTACGGGCCCTTCCTATTCTTTGCCCAAATTTGACCAcactttttctgttttgtttaagGTTCTGTATTCCACTTCGATGAGTGACTTTTCACTTGTATTATTACAAGGACACTTCGAAAAAGCTGGAAACCCATTTTCTTTCTACTTATTACAGCTTTAGATTCAAATTTATCATTCTGCCTCCTAATTTCTTGCCTTGTTGGTTGCGTCCTTTTGAAACACTCAACAGGACATTTCCTATGCAAGTTCGCTGTAAGAGGTCTCACAACTCACATACTTTgctgtatttttattattttgaacatttgATGTTTCTATTCAAAAGTCTTTGTATTTTCGGTTTCTCTTCTgtctataaaaaattctttcagcAGCAGTCTGTTGGGTTGGTGGACTATAGCCATTACTAATTTCACTTTGCAATCTTTTACCCAAGACTTCATGAAACGATATGTAACAAATTATAATCAATCTGGGTCTCTTTTCCATTACTGCTCTAAGCGACGAGTTTTTGGATTTGTTTAATGAACATGGTATTTCATACGATGAGACCGGAGGTTTTGCACACAATCACCAGAAACGTTGCCGTATGCGGCATGTCCCTCCAAATCTCCGTCAACTACCAAAAACTCTTTCTTTGGGATAGCCTTAAGTAGGTTGTGAAAATCTAgccaaaatgatttttgaaactGACAACATTGCAGAACTTTCCTTTAACCATCAATTTAAGGGACATCAAATGGTCACTGGATTTTGAAATGGTCAAAACGCTGTCTAGTAGctctttcgaaaaaaatgatatCAATCCCACTTTTACACTTTTCCGTTCCATAGTACAAGATCTTATAGTCTTGTGTATTAGTTTACCTAAGAAACGCcgataaataatttaattattttccagaagttaaaaaaaagaattcatagtatttttttttttaataaatctacCCATTGGAATATACAagttccaatttttgtttttatttaaattttcataagcaaacgtacataataattttttctttttttttcaaactaatttctAACCTAATTTGTTTCGCTTACTATCAAAGAATTGCTCTTCATTGTCATTTCTCTTTGTAGCCTTTTTAGCCATATTAAGAAACTGATCCAAACCAAAGGGATCATCTTCTTTCTCAAACTGAACTGGAGCACGTCTCACATTCTTTTCTGTTGATCTCTCCACACCTGAGAATTCTTTATCGGGAACAAATTTATTAGTGGCAATTAGTTTATTATATTCCATTCCATATGTATCCGAATCCATGTCTTTCTTGGGTCTATGTAAATGTGATGCCAGCGATGTTGAATCACGCCATGGTTTATCATAAACATTGTAAGCTTCATCATCAGCAAATCCAGAATCCATTCCTTTAGTTTTATTAAACAATCTCTGATCGAATTGTGCTTCGTTATTCGATGCAACTTTGGCTGATTTGCCAAGAGCAATCAATTCGGTTATATCACGCTCTCGTTCACGTTGGAGTCGCAATCGCTTATCTGGACCAGCACGACCCAGATTCTTTTCTCTTGTACGATCTCTATGTCTTTCCCCTCGCAATTCATCACGTTGCTTCATTTCGTAGTTGTCTTCTTCAGGCAAACGGAGACCAGCTCTCTCCTCACGAGCTCTCTGCGCCATTACACGCAACATATCCTCCTTCTTATCCTTCTCCTTCTGAGCCAATCTCTTCTCAAGCTGTGCCCGAGCTTCCACAGCTTCTCGAGCCTTCCTATCGGCTATATACAACGCTTCAGCCATTTTTGCAAACTTCTCATTGATATGAAGCTGCTGTAACCCCCGACCATCGGCTGCTAACCTCTTGTCCAAAGGAATAGTATAACCCTTGGCGTTCTTCCAATTCGAAATGCAAGGTGGAACTTTCCACTCTTTTTGTTCCTTCATACTGACTTTGCGAGATGGTGAATGCAGCACTGGCGCGGGCGGAGATGGCGGTCCGCGAGGTATCTTTTTGCTTACTTTGAATTTGGGAGGTTCCATTGGATCCACTTGGGCCTCTACCATTTTGATAACTCGTTGTTTGGCACCCGAATTGAACTCATGTCCCTGCTGGACCGAGGTAAACCTTAGCCATTGGGCATTGTTGGCTTTGCCCACTTGTCTACATGGCATCGCTGCGTTAATCTTTTGACTAGTTAACTTTTCTAATGCACGTCGAGTGGCTTCTGTTGTTTCTTCCTGGGTTTCGGCATTTGGCTTTTGCAAGTCTTTACCTTCGCTCAAGACATCAGGTAGAAGTTGTGAAATATTTGAATAGACAATTTTATTGGGTGCATGATCATGCTTGGCGATAACATCGTAGTCTGTTTTGCCATTCTCATCTAATTGAAATCCCAAGGTGTTGTCTTTTTTCTGTAATTGATTATTGAGTCCCAAATCTGAAAGAAAAAGTTAACAAAtcttattaatattattatttttttccatataattaaaattacagGCAAATATGTGGAAAGATAAGGGCAAAGCAAAAACTAAGGCTTCCAACCCTAACTTCCTTTAGTGCAGACGCTAGAGGTAGTTGAGTATGCAAAATACTCTTATTTGTATAGGGAATTTGCTATATGTCTTAAAACACATAGCAATAAGGAACAAAGACGTTCatgggtttttattgcagaaaTAGTTCCAATgtgttataaaagaagataaaaccgcggaatGCCATTAAATGAGGGGTTGAaaatttgtagagaattaattttttttatcggaataatgttttttaaaaatttaaaacaaagaaaattcataccaaaacagtcgaagcaaacataacataacaaacaaacatattctaatttttgagttgttttgcttttttgccTATAACTTTATTTTTAGCTTCGATAGACATATTcattgctctaaaaaaaaaggaaatttccttcaaaatgatgggcttaataaatttttctattgaaaattaaccgaattATGGCCATTTAAACCTAAGAATTGATATCgtttttttgtagaggagtttaatacaattattattTACTATAAAAAGGAGGTCTATCTCGCTCCGTAAgagcgggaggggcaatttgctaaaaaaaaatgacttaaaataaaaaaaaaattatttaaacacaacggcaacacttacagttataaattgtacctacttttttcaaaagccaaaattgtacacttaattttaatttttaagtcaaGTTATTTTcatcaatcgtttttgaaataaacgatttcaaagtaaaaatttggggaaaaagagtttaaaaaacacactgaATACTATTTTATAGAGGTAGCGGCCATCAAACCTAACGGCAAGATGTGTTTTGTCATTAATTGGGGTCTCAGGTATAAGAATCCGGTCATAGTTGCCGGTCCTCATATTGATCAATCTAACTCCAGATCTCTTTGTGCTCGTCACGTAACCCTATTTTCAATTGACTTCGAAAAAGATTTCGTTAGGATCGACATTCACCTGATCCTAAACAAACTGCGGAACTGGAATATTAGTCCaaagtttttcaattacatacatatatcaaatCCTTTTTGCCCAACAGAAAAATTTCCACCAAGTTCAATAATGTCTATTCCTCTTCCCTCCCACTTAATAACGGTTTACGCCAAGGATCTCTTCTATCTGTGATCTTGTTCATAGTagatttcgatgaaataagTGAAattacagtagcgagcaaaaaaaatgcaaacgaaagaggtttaaagagttttgaacaagaactaagttaccaaatttggcatattgaaactgttttattttcattaaacagagtcaattgtggaatattttactccaaaactattatttggtcaaaagtctacctaaatatgcgttttagacgagcaaaaaaatggaaatgtttttattgtttgcattttttttttgctcgctactatAGATGTATAAACCCTTAAATCACTGCATTTACGCAGATGATATTATTAAGTCAAATTTTCTCAAGCGGGCCACCTAAAACCGACTTCTcgaattttatactttttttgcatatacatattggaagatttatatgttaaaaataatataccaaagtatttttgaaaaatttcaattttgttaaaagttataaacgaatgaaattttgtatgtctttttgttaaaatgaaaacatagaaattaatgaaatttggtaccaATTgttcatttttgagaaaaaaaaattttaaaaataccacctcaaaaattaaaacgtgttttttagaCTTTCATCCATTGATTCGgcaaattttcaccaatttaAGATTTCTTGGCTGTTTTAGAAAGAACACATTTAGACctttccaaaaatgtataaaacatataaacatttttgtttggttgcaccaaaaaaataaactcaaaaataatACTTATTTCCAAaccaaacgaggtattttttttagttttgcttCGTTTGGTTAAACCAAACCAatgttttttacattatttttacaaatataatcaacgaaattttaaactggtGCACAACTTAAGGCGCTAAACTTTTACTCAATAAATGTAAGACacgaggtgcgttctttttctaacaatagtcaactatcgttgttatgtcaaaaaatattgttgatgtgtcattgttagaaattgttgggttttttacaaatcatttaggaacgatttattgttagatattgttaaactgtcaaacaccaaaaaaaattgttttgaaaatatttttatttgcataattataacaaaaataatgtttttttagtcaaaataaaCTCTCTTGAATCATAAAATTGCAAAactctgtttttattttcattttattccgcttatttccaaaagaaaaaaatccttaagttggttttgtaaacaaaacatccactttgacacatcaacaatctcatgagtgttcaactcatatcatggaggtgagttggaaatagttacgatttgtaactatttgacacttcaaaacgagtttaggaacgatgttcatctgtcaaatagttacaaatcgtaactattttgtagtttaggaa
This DNA window, taken from Episyrphus balteatus chromosome 2, idEpiBalt1.1, whole genome shotgun sequence, encodes the following:
- the LOC129911086 gene encoding DNA replication ATP-dependent helicase/nuclease DNA2, producing MANYENKRLLSCLENSPTKMQQLSKKQRTETDGTNDNNNPSETITENYDFLLDDDDDFDIPDDYKQEQPKLNLNNWCRCIVKDIEREKKTYQLILRLHGEDNPSIETELRLQGPWCRTRVKTKDLVSVQAIWDDTHQCFKVDKDNGFIITNPDFLISGTSVVGALFCQRKGVLQDRFRGLEGNNKIMFIGSLVHEILQTVLAKSLQTRKDIENVAKEILESKQTMYTLYDCKMNRQEAFIEVQKFTENIFNFVQQYVTGKQPEMLPAGMFKEKIDQIKDIEENLWIPQLGLKGKVDVSVKIHRSSSRNVLPLELKTGRASFSLEHKGQLILYQMMLTAAGQETDSGLLLYLREGIMKEIHGTRNEKRDLIVLRNELSYFLTRYFDASKDKIQEYLALPEKKFEPFELPEPVSHPTACSNCAYATICSSFGKVDPSFDLSETHPLRNVSEATTYHLTDDDLSYFTKWCGLLSLEEQEAKKSNYLRSIWKDSPKTREKNGRAVTELSLKSVEALHEGRYQHCFHLKDNHDIDITTVEISLGEYVIVSSTKRVSIASGFVYDISQRTITINLERNLENNYKNQTFIVDKHESQSEQIFNYTNLGVLLDNSDNSNQLRSIIIQRAQPTFTKQISGNVLSETGLKLLGSLNSIQRKAAMAALTTDSFMLIKGLPGTGKTQTLVGIVRLLNLIGKTMIITSHTHSAVDNLLLRLKEFKDLKIIRLGSDSRVHPDLREYSERVHTAECRNEDDLAKVYSSFNIAAVTCLGAGHTIFTHRKFDYCIVDEATQVLQATVLRPLFFASKFILVGDPDQLPPLIRSKEARALGADESLFKRLDSTEATSVLSLQYRMNKTITRLANELTYNGELKCNDAKVSNGVMKLEKPITGSKWKQRALQGHIDQSVVFIDTLDCLERTNRFANLRRNSDEENLTDEDRTNNAQIFKYTNYCDAGVIFELVKEVLQTGFDGSRIGIIAPYRAQVDLLKRIAGKYSETFNDLGFANVEVNTVDQYQGRDKDVILYSCTRTGSSACKTLEKSKGVEILEDKRRLTVAITRSKHKLIIVGDSACLKQYTPFNELLGKIPSSCKLVLEDGRNGFSWESVLAGIKQVM
- the LOC129910738 gene encoding puff-specific protein Bx42 isoform X2; protein product: MTTNKMSVPPRYTERQNWIPRTEADYNDGGAYPEIHVAQYPLDLGLNNQLQKKDNTLGFQLDENGKTDYDVIAKHDHAPNKIVYSNISQLLPDVLSEGKDLQKPNAETQEETTEATRRALEKLTSQKINAAMPCRQVGKANNAQWLRFTSVQQGHEFNSGAKQRVIKMVEAQVDPMEPPKFKVSKKIPRGPPSPPAPVLHSPSRKVSMKEQKEWKVPPCISNWKNAKGYTIPLDKRLAADGRGLQQLHINEKFAKMAEALYIADRKAREAVEARAQLEKRLAQKEKDKKEDMLRVMAQRAREERAGLRLPEEDNYEMKQRDELRGERHRDRTREKNLGRAGPDKRLRLQRERERDITELIALGKSAKVASNNEAQFDQRLFNKTKGMDSGFADDEAYNVYDKPWRDSTSLASHLHRPKKDMDSDTYGMEYNKLIATNKFVPDKEFSGVERSTEKNVRRAPVQFEKEDDPFGLDQFLNMAKKATKRNDNEEQFFDSKRNKLG
- the LOC129910738 gene encoding puff-specific protein Bx42 isoform X1, producing the protein MWDVVNKQIMSSRDESEKLYMTTNKMSVPPRYTERQNWIPRTEADYNDGGAYPEIHVAQYPLDLGLNNQLQKKDNTLGFQLDENGKTDYDVIAKHDHAPNKIVYSNISQLLPDVLSEGKDLQKPNAETQEETTEATRRALEKLTSQKINAAMPCRQVGKANNAQWLRFTSVQQGHEFNSGAKQRVIKMVEAQVDPMEPPKFKVSKKIPRGPPSPPAPVLHSPSRKVSMKEQKEWKVPPCISNWKNAKGYTIPLDKRLAADGRGLQQLHINEKFAKMAEALYIADRKAREAVEARAQLEKRLAQKEKDKKEDMLRVMAQRAREERAGLRLPEEDNYEMKQRDELRGERHRDRTREKNLGRAGPDKRLRLQRERERDITELIALGKSAKVASNNEAQFDQRLFNKTKGMDSGFADDEAYNVYDKPWRDSTSLASHLHRPKKDMDSDTYGMEYNKLIATNKFVPDKEFSGVERSTEKNVRRAPVQFEKEDDPFGLDQFLNMAKKATKRNDNEEQFFDSKRNKLG